Proteins found in one Paenibacillus thermoaerophilus genomic segment:
- a CDS encoding AraC family transcriptional regulator: MAHHAHFPTNKALKRERIYIRHHVTEWQNSWPLHTHDGYEIFFFLQGNANFIIGNEIYQLQPGDMLLFSGDVLHRPNPMRDTPYIRSYVNFTADYIQELAGDDLQAKLMNLFANPNGLLIRWDEQGVKEVDHYFAMMYNEREKEAIGHEFMLQSLMVQLLLKIYRKSKDVYSLLTASTQSQKETNVRRILMYLNQNYKKSFTLEDLAGAMHLNKYYMCHCFKEVTGISINNYITRKRIDEAKKLLRLSDEPVGIMSENLGFSNPIHFSRMFKQYAGVSPQTYRKTHRE; the protein is encoded by the coding sequence ATGGCACATCACGCACATTTTCCCACCAATAAGGCGTTGAAGCGGGAACGCATCTATATCCGCCATCATGTAACGGAATGGCAGAACAGTTGGCCGCTCCACACGCATGACGGTTATGAAATCTTTTTTTTTCTTCAAGGCAACGCCAATTTCATCATCGGCAACGAGATTTATCAGTTGCAGCCTGGCGATATGTTGCTGTTTAGCGGTGATGTGCTCCATCGTCCGAATCCGATGCGGGATACTCCGTATATCCGGAGCTACGTCAATTTTACGGCGGATTATATCCAGGAATTGGCCGGGGATGATTTGCAGGCAAAGCTTATGAATTTGTTTGCCAACCCGAACGGATTGCTGATCCGATGGGATGAACAAGGCGTAAAAGAAGTGGATCACTACTTTGCGATGATGTATAACGAGCGGGAGAAAGAAGCGATCGGGCACGAATTTATGCTGCAGAGCCTGATGGTGCAGCTCTTGCTTAAAATTTACCGGAAGTCGAAAGACGTATATTCCCTCCTGACGGCTTCGACTCAATCGCAGAAAGAGACGAATGTGCGCCGGATCTTAATGTATCTCAACCAAAATTACAAAAAGTCCTTCACTTTGGAAGACTTGGCCGGGGCCATGCATTTGAACAAATATTACATGTGCCATTGCTTCAAAGAGGTGACGGGAATCTCGATCAACAACTATATCACGCGCAAGCGGATCGACGAGGCCAAGAAGCTGCTTCGATTGTCGGATGAGCCGGTCGGGATTATGTCCGAGAATCTCGGATTCAGCAATCCGATTCATTTCAGCCGCATGTTCAAGCAGTATGCCGGCGTTTCTCCGCAGACGTACCGCAAGACGCACCGGGAGTAA
- a CDS encoding ABC transporter substrate-binding protein encodes MRKSSRSIMFILLAVALTFALAACSGGSDSKSSSAGGKGSDAKKEVTLDYLWFTDGIEGDVMKGIIADYQKENPHVKINLIEVAYKDLQTKLKTMIAGGKPPALARMTDTGLFANQALDLTPYVGSVESFTSQFVDSIKPYYVVDNKIIAGPMDVTANGIIYNKTLFQKAGVQVPTSPDNVWTWDEFTAAVKQVMEKGGAKYGLVWDLTPHRWSTLLYQFGGSMISADGKKAAINSPEGVQALEYFVKLHNDGIIPKSVWLGSENPNNLFRSGTVAVHMAGNWMLSNYKDINNFEWGVTYMPKQKVRSSVPGGKYVMAFKGTGVEKEAAEFIKYLTSKEVNAKYNRDSLFISPRKDNAKLDYSFGKEMFEVFANELANTSELAANDWSRQEVVTKFSTDLKNNIIEAIAGKTSAKDALDKTAQLIDKAISEQGK; translated from the coding sequence TGTTCATTCTACTTGCAGTGGCGTTAACTTTTGCACTAGCTGCATGTTCCGGAGGGAGCGACTCGAAATCCAGCTCCGCGGGCGGGAAAGGTTCCGACGCGAAGAAGGAAGTGACGCTCGATTACTTGTGGTTTACGGATGGAATCGAAGGCGACGTAATGAAAGGAATCATTGCGGATTACCAAAAAGAAAATCCCCACGTGAAGATCAATTTGATCGAGGTTGCTTATAAAGATCTGCAGACGAAGCTGAAAACGATGATTGCCGGCGGCAAACCGCCCGCATTGGCGCGTATGACCGATACCGGGCTGTTCGCGAATCAGGCGCTTGATTTGACGCCGTATGTCGGCAGCGTAGAGTCTTTCACGTCGCAGTTTGTCGACTCCATCAAGCCTTATTATGTCGTAGACAACAAAATTATCGCGGGTCCGATGGACGTTACGGCCAACGGCATCATCTACAACAAGACCCTGTTCCAAAAAGCCGGCGTGCAGGTGCCGACTTCCCCGGACAACGTCTGGACGTGGGACGAGTTTACCGCGGCAGTCAAACAAGTAATGGAAAAAGGCGGCGCCAAATACGGGCTGGTCTGGGACCTTACTCCTCACAGATGGTCGACCCTGCTGTATCAATTCGGCGGCAGCATGATCAGCGCGGACGGCAAAAAAGCGGCCATCAACAGCCCGGAAGGCGTGCAAGCGCTGGAATACTTTGTGAAGCTGCATAATGACGGCATCATTCCGAAATCCGTCTGGTTGGGCTCCGAGAACCCGAACAACCTGTTCCGTTCCGGCACGGTAGCGGTCCACATGGCAGGAAACTGGATGCTCAGCAACTATAAGGACATCAACAACTTCGAGTGGGGCGTCACCTACATGCCGAAGCAAAAAGTCCGCTCTTCCGTACCGGGCGGCAAATACGTCATGGCCTTCAAAGGAACCGGCGTAGAGAAAGAGGCGGCGGAGTTCATCAAATACCTGACCTCCAAAGAAGTGAACGCCAAATACAACAGGGATTCGCTGTTCATCAGCCCGCGCAAGGACAACGCGAAGCTGGACTATTCGTTCGGCAAAGAGATGTTCGAAGTGTTCGCGAACGAACTGGCCAATACGTCCGAGCTTGCGGCTAACGACTGGTCCAGACAAGAAGTTGTGACGAAGTTCTCGACCGATCTGAAAAACAACATCATCGAAGCGATTGCCGGCAAAACTTCGGCAAAAGACGCTCTGGACAAAACGGCCCAACTGATCGACAAGGCCATCAGCGAGCAAGGAAAGTAA
- a CDS encoding carbohydrate ABC transporter permease, with product MSNSQSSWKKEKWKRLLAPYLFILPNLVIFLTFIVIPAIVGFVYSFHKYDGLNEMEFLGFDNYIEVLRNEEFWSALGRTGMYAAVVVPGIYVLALGIAILLIREVKLKGLFRASIYWPTMISYIIVGLTWKWIFGDTFGILNYLLDKMGFEPIPWLTDPFWANLSVVIATLWSRVGFFMVIFIAGLQSIPTDMYEAANLDGASKWRTFWNITLPLLKPTSVLVLMVSIIDAFKAYPLMYALTGGGPGKETTYIVQYIYEIGFTKQELGLASAMSVILFAIIGIFSALQFRLSKGGANE from the coding sequence ATGAGCAATTCGCAGTCCTCGTGGAAAAAGGAAAAATGGAAGAGGCTGCTCGCGCCGTATTTGTTTATTCTGCCTAATCTCGTTATCTTTTTAACGTTTATTGTGATCCCTGCCATTGTAGGCTTTGTTTATTCCTTCCATAAGTATGACGGACTCAATGAAATGGAGTTCCTGGGCTTTGACAATTACATCGAAGTTCTGCGCAACGAAGAATTCTGGTCGGCGTTGGGACGCACCGGGATGTACGCCGCAGTGGTTGTTCCCGGGATCTATGTCTTGGCGCTTGGCATCGCGATCCTGCTGATTCGAGAAGTAAAATTGAAAGGGCTTTTTCGCGCCAGCATTTATTGGCCGACCATGATCTCGTACATTATTGTCGGCTTGACCTGGAAGTGGATTTTCGGAGATACCTTCGGCATTTTGAACTACTTGCTGGACAAAATGGGCTTCGAGCCGATCCCTTGGCTGACCGACCCGTTCTGGGCGAATTTGTCCGTCGTCATCGCCACGTTGTGGTCCAGAGTCGGATTTTTCATGGTGATCTTTATCGCCGGACTTCAATCGATTCCGACCGATATGTACGAAGCCGCCAATCTGGACGGCGCGTCCAAATGGAGAACGTTCTGGAACATTACGCTGCCGCTGCTCAAGCCGACCAGCGTGCTTGTGCTGATGGTGTCGATTATCGACGCATTTAAGGCTTATCCGCTTATGTATGCACTTACGGGCGGGGGCCCCGGCAAGGAAACCACGTATATCGTGCAGTACATCTATGAAATCGGTTTTACGAAACAGGAGCTTGGGTTGGCGAGTGCCATGTCGGTCATTCTGTTTGCGATCATCGGCATTTTCTCGGCGCTGCAATTCCGTCTCTCCAAAGGAGGAGCGAACGAATGA